A genomic region of Candidatus Liberimonas magnetica contains the following coding sequences:
- the raiA gene encoding ribosome-associated translation inhibitor RaiA produces the protein MQINISARHLKLTNPIADYIQKKVERCEKYFDHIVWAQVIISVEKHRQLAEIVIHAKKITFRSKEESTDLYAAIDLALDKIEKQLKKHKEIVKNIHKQKTSMIQISDLDKLDFDLENFGKNIDEIKQYDIKTLSVEEAIREMIKIKDKFYMFNNIETSKINVVYLKDQNSYGLIRPKK, from the coding sequence ATGCAAATTAATATTTCAGCAAGGCATTTAAAATTAACGAACCCTATTGCGGATTATATCCAGAAGAAAGTGGAAAGATGCGAAAAATACTTTGATCACATTGTCTGGGCACAAGTTATTATTTCCGTTGAAAAACACAGGCAATTGGCAGAGATCGTTATTCATGCTAAAAAAATAACATTTAGATCAAAGGAAGAGTCAACTGACCTATATGCGGCAATTGATTTGGCTCTTGATAAGATCGAAAAACAATTGAAAAAACATAAAGAAATTGTTAAAAACATACACAAACAGAAAACTTCCATGATACAGATAAGCGATCTTGATAAATTGGATTTTGATCTTGAGAATTTCGGAAAAAACATTGATGAAATAAAACAATATGATATCAAGACTTTATCCGTAGAGGAAGCTATTAGAGAAATGATAAAAATTAAAGATAAGTTCTATATGTTTAACAATATTGAAACTTCAAAAATCAACGTCGTTTATCTTAAAGACCAGAACTCGTACGGTTTGATAAGGCCTAAGAAATAA